The Corynebacterium camporealensis genome contains a region encoding:
- the ppgK gene encoding polyphosphate--glucose phosphotransferase: MSYSFGIDIGGSGVKGALVDLDTGEFVGERTKIATPRPSTPDAVAEVAADIVRQAGWDGPVGLTLPSVVKDQTVLSAANIDKSWIGTDVQELFGRHFPGRELTVLNDADAAGLAESAHGDPLARTGTAIFLTLGTGIGSAFLLDGKLFPNTELGHLMVDGEIAEKRASSAAKDRDGLKHKQWAKRLNRALYEYEKLFHPQTFIIGGGISRKFDSWGPHIQIKTPVIPAQLRNRAGIVGAAMAVESGIKP; the protein is encoded by the coding sequence ATGAGTTATTCCTTCGGCATTGATATCGGTGGTTCCGGCGTCAAAGGCGCACTCGTTGACCTCGACACGGGCGAGTTCGTCGGCGAGCGCACCAAGATCGCTACTCCGCGTCCCTCGACTCCGGATGCGGTGGCTGAGGTGGCGGCGGACATCGTTAGGCAAGCTGGATGGGATGGCCCGGTGGGGCTGACCTTGCCTTCTGTTGTTAAAGACCAGACGGTGCTCAGCGCTGCCAACATTGATAAGTCCTGGATTGGCACCGATGTGCAGGAGCTATTCGGGCGCCATTTCCCCGGCCGGGAGCTGACCGTGCTTAACGATGCCGACGCTGCCGGCCTGGCAGAATCCGCCCACGGTGATCCTTTGGCCCGGACGGGCACTGCCATTTTCCTTACCTTGGGCACCGGCATTGGCTCGGCATTCTTGCTCGATGGCAAGCTGTTTCCCAACACTGAACTTGGCCACCTGATGGTGGATGGTGAGATTGCGGAGAAGCGGGCATCGTCAGCTGCGAAAGACCGCGACGGGCTGAAGCACAAGCAGTGGGCGAAACGACTCAACCGTGCGCTGTATGAATACGAGAAGCTGTTTCACCCGCAGACCTTCATTATTGGCGGCGGTATTTCTCGCAAATTTGATAGCTGGGGACCGCATATCCAGATTAAAACCCCGGTCATTCCTGCACAGCTGCGCAATCGCGCGGGCATTGTCGGTGCGGCGATGGCTGTGGAGTCGGGAATTAAACCCTAG
- a CDS encoding RNA polymerase sigma factor, which translates to MAATESSDQVLSEGVDAAEEAAPAKKTAKKTAKKTAKKTAKKTAKKTAKKTTKKTAKKTAKKTAKKTTKKSAKKTVRKSAAKKTEEPKQATPETSAEDEEDSELQDDDADFDPTNDALEDDEDFVADDELEEDDEEADEEEDDGSSVWDEDESAALRQARKDAELTASADSVRAYLKQIGRVALLNAEQEVTLAKRIEAGLYAQYRMEQLTKPQDGESAVKLSPSDKRDLRSIARDGRKAKNHLLEANLRLVVSLAKRYTGRGMAFLDLIQEGNLGLIRAVEKFDYTKGYKFSTYATWWIRQAITRAMADQARTIRIPVHMVEVINKLGRIQRELLQDLGREPTPQELAKEMDITEEKVMEIQQYAREPISLDQTIGDEGDSQLGDFIEDSEAVIAVDAVSFTLLQDQLQDVLTTLSEREAGVVRLRFGLTDGMPRTLDEIGQVYGVTRERIRQIESKTMSKLRHPSRSQVLRDYLD; encoded by the coding sequence GTGGCAGCCACTGAATCTTCAGACCAGGTACTCAGCGAAGGCGTAGACGCAGCTGAGGAAGCTGCGCCTGCAAAAAAGACCGCCAAGAAAACGGCGAAGAAGACCGCAAAGAAAACGGCCAAGAAGACCGCCAAAAAGACTGCGAAGAAGACGACGAAAAAGACCGCCAAGAAGACCGCTAAAAAGACTGCGAAAAAGACGACGAAGAAGTCTGCAAAGAAGACGGTTCGCAAGTCTGCGGCAAAGAAGACTGAAGAGCCGAAACAGGCGACCCCTGAGACCAGCGCGGAAGACGAAGAGGATTCCGAGCTGCAGGACGACGACGCCGACTTCGACCCGACCAACGATGCGTTGGAGGACGACGAAGACTTCGTTGCCGACGACGAGCTCGAAGAAGACGACGAAGAGGCCGACGAGGAAGAAGACGACGGCTCTTCTGTCTGGGACGAAGATGAGTCTGCTGCCCTGCGCCAGGCCCGTAAGGATGCCGAGCTGACCGCATCGGCTGACTCCGTGCGTGCGTACCTGAAGCAGATTGGCCGCGTGGCCCTGCTGAACGCGGAACAAGAGGTCACCCTGGCTAAGCGCATTGAGGCTGGCCTGTACGCCCAGTACCGCATGGAGCAGCTGACCAAACCACAGGACGGCGAGTCTGCTGTGAAGCTCTCCCCTTCCGACAAGCGTGACCTGCGCTCCATTGCTCGCGATGGCCGCAAGGCTAAGAACCACCTGCTGGAAGCAAACCTGCGTCTGGTGGTCTCCCTGGCTAAGCGCTACACCGGCCGCGGCATGGCTTTCTTGGACCTGATTCAGGAAGGCAACTTGGGCCTTATTCGTGCAGTCGAGAAGTTCGACTACACCAAGGGCTACAAGTTCTCCACCTACGCCACCTGGTGGATCCGTCAGGCCATTACCCGCGCGATGGCGGACCAGGCCCGCACCATTCGTATTCCGGTGCACATGGTCGAGGTCATCAACAAGCTGGGCCGTATCCAGCGCGAGCTGCTGCAGGACCTGGGCCGCGAGCCCACCCCGCAGGAGCTGGCCAAGGAAATGGACATCACCGAAGAAAAGGTGATGGAGATCCAGCAGTACGCTCGCGAGCCGATTTCCCTGGACCAGACCATCGGCGATGAGGGCGATTCCCAGCTGGGTGACTTCATTGAGGACTCCGAGGCCGTCATTGCGGTCGACGCGGTCTCCTTTACCCTGCTGCAGGATCAGCTCCAGGACGTGCTGACCACCCTGTCCGAGCGTGAGGCCGGCGTGGTGCGTTTGCGCTTCGGTCTGACCGATGGCATGCCGCGCACTTTAGACGAAATCGGCCAGGTCTATGGCGTTACCCGCGAGCGCATTCGACAGATCGAGTCCAAGACCATGTCGAAGCTGCGCCACCCGTCGCGTTCTCAGGTGCTGCGCGACTACCTTGACTAG
- a CDS encoding DUF4190 domain-containing protein produces the protein MSSPFDPQDDKPNGNLPKYGDGANRNLPSYGEGTRRSNPFADSNNSGSDNNAGNSGADNYGSGNYGRGDSYGSAGSYGSVDGYGSGTPGSYSAPDSGAAGYGGDAGYGAGAPDQQGYNQQPVYDQQPGYEEPVQKSKLAVAAFIFGLLCIVAGFAVMSFIPGIIGVILAIVALVRNRKKPREARRTWMSVTGLVLSIMGILWSIVALFIIGVLLEDMGALECLQLEDPAAQQACMEEAVSGSTTSESV, from the coding sequence GTGTCTTCACCTTTCGATCCGCAGGACGACAAGCCCAACGGTAACTTGCCCAAGTACGGCGACGGCGCCAACCGCAACCTGCCGTCTTATGGTGAGGGCACCCGCCGGAGCAATCCTTTCGCTGACTCCAACAACTCCGGCAGCGACAACAACGCCGGCAATAGCGGCGCCGATAATTACGGCTCCGGAAACTACGGCCGCGGCGATAGCTATGGCAGCGCTGGCAGCTACGGCAGCGTCGACGGCTACGGTTCCGGCACTCCTGGCAGCTACAGCGCCCCGGACTCTGGCGCTGCGGGCTACGGCGGTGATGCAGGCTACGGCGCTGGTGCTCCGGACCAGCAGGGCTACAATCAGCAGCCGGTGTACGACCAGCAGCCGGGCTACGAGGAGCCAGTCCAGAAATCGAAGCTGGCGGTGGCCGCCTTCATCTTCGGCCTGCTGTGCATCGTCGCTGGCTTTGCCGTGATGTCGTTTATCCCGGGCATCATCGGTGTCATCCTGGCGATCGTTGCCCTGGTGCGTAACCGTAAGAAGCCGCGCGAGGCCCGCCGTACCTGGATGTCTGTGACCGGCTTGGTCCTGTCGATTATGGGTATCCTGTGGTCGATTGTCGCTCTGTTCATTATTGGTGTGCTCTTGGAGGATATGGGCGCACTGGAGTGCTTGCAGTTGGAAGACCCAGCAGCTCAGCAGGCTTGCATGGAGGAAGCCGTTAGTGGCTCGACCACCAGCGAAAGCGTGTAA